The Pseudomonas fulva 12-X sequence GCTGCGGCTCGAAGATCCTCACCGGCTTCAAGGCACCCTACGACGCCACCGTGGTCGACAAGCTCAAGGCCGCCGGCACCGTGACCCTCGGCAAGCTGAACATGGACGAGTTCGCTATGGGCTCGGCCAACGAATCCAGCCACTACGGCCCGGTCAAGAACCCCTGGGACACCAGCCGCGTACCCGGCGGTTCTTCGGGTGGCTCGGCTGCAGCCGTAGCGGCGCGCCTGCTGCCGGCCGCCACCGGCACCGACACCGGCGGCTCGATCCGTCAGCCGGCGGCGCTGACCAACCTCACCGGTATCAAGCCCACCTACGGCCGCGTGTCGCGCTGGGGCATGATCGCCTACGCCTCCAGCCTCGATCAGGGCGGCCCGCTGGCCCGCACCGCCGAGGATTGCGCCCTGCTGCTCGGCGCCATGGCCGGTTTCGATGCCAAGGATTCGACCAGCGTCGATCAGCCGGTCGATGATTACCTGGCCGCCCTCGCCCAGCCGCTGGCCGGCCTGCGCATCGGCCTGCCCAAGGAATACTTCGGTGCCGGCCTCGACGCACGCATCGGCGAGAAGATCATGGCCGTGGTCGAGGAGTTGAAAAAGCTCGGCGCCACCGTCAAGGACATCAGCCTGCCAAACCTGCAGCACGCCATCCCGGCCTACTACGTGATCGCGCCGGCCGAGGCCAGCTCGAACCTGTCGCGCTTCGACGGCGTGCGTTTCGGCTATCGCTGCGAGAACCCGAAAGACCTGCAGGACCTGTACAAGCGCTCCCGTGGCGAAGGCTTCGGCGAGGAAGTGAAGCGCCGCATCATGGTCGGCACCTATGCGTTGTCCGCCGGTTACTACGATGCTTACTACATCAAGGCCCAGCAGATCCGCCGGTTGATCAAGAACGACTTCGTCGCCGCCTTCAAAGAGGTCGACGTGATTCTCGGCCCGACCACGCCGAACCTGGCCTGGAAGCTCGGCGAGAAGAACGCCGACCCGGTCTCCGCCTACCTGGAAGACATCTACAC is a genomic window containing:
- the gatA gene encoding Asp-tRNA(Asn)/Glu-tRNA(Gln) amidotransferase subunit GatA, translating into MHQLTLAEIARALADKQFSSAELTGSLLSRIEQLDPQLNSFITVTAEQALEQAKAADARRAAGENGPLLGAPIAHKDLFCTQGVLTSCGSKILTGFKAPYDATVVDKLKAAGTVTLGKLNMDEFAMGSANESSHYGPVKNPWDTSRVPGGSSGGSAAAVAARLLPAATGTDTGGSIRQPAALTNLTGIKPTYGRVSRWGMIAYASSLDQGGPLARTAEDCALLLGAMAGFDAKDSTSVDQPVDDYLAALAQPLAGLRIGLPKEYFGAGLDARIGEKIMAVVEELKKLGATVKDISLPNLQHAIPAYYVIAPAEASSNLSRFDGVRFGYRCENPKDLQDLYKRSRGEGFGEEVKRRIMVGTYALSAGYYDAYYIKAQQIRRLIKNDFVAAFKEVDVILGPTTPNLAWKLGEKNADPVSAYLEDIYTITANLAGIPGLSMPAGFVDGLPVGVQLLGNYFQEGRLLNVAHQYQQVSDWHKQAPSGF